One region of Erythrolamprus reginae isolate rEryReg1 chromosome 8, rEryReg1.hap1, whole genome shotgun sequence genomic DNA includes:
- the C1QC gene encoding complement C1q subcomponent subunit C has product MMDRRTLVRMTVWAFLLLILGDLTWAADPPHFCYGSPGLPGVPGPPGKDGRDGHKGAKGEPGPPATPGSHGPKGEQGIAGLPGLPGKSGPRGASGTVGNVGSKGEQGTPGDPGGHKLMYQSAFTVKRQTQAHPVKNAPVVFHGNITNTYNDYDTTTGKFTCRIPGVYYFVFHTSLTSNLCVNLYQNRERVVSFCDHLTNPKQVSSGGVLLQLQAGHQVWLAVNDYNGMVGIAGADSVFSGFLLFPD; this is encoded by the exons AT GATGGACAGGAGGACCTTGGTGAGGATGACAGTCTGGGCCTTCCTCCTCTTGATCCTGGGAGATCTCACCTGGGCTGCAGATCCCCCACACTTTTGCTATGGATCACCGGGTCTACCTGGAGTCCCAGGACCCCCTGGGAAAGATGGACGAGATGGACATAAGGGAGCCAAAGGAGAACCAG GTCCTCCAGCCACCCCAGGAAGCCACGGACCCAAAGGTGAACAAGGTATAGCAGGCCTCCCTGGTTTGCCCGGTAAAAGCGGACCTCGGGGAGCTTCTGGAACCGTAGGCAACGTCGGTTCCAAAGGCGAACAAGGGACACCCGGAGACCCTGGCGGCCACAAGCTCATGTACCAATCGGCCTTCACCGTCAAGCGCCAGACCCAGGCCCATCCAGTGAAGAACGCTCCGGTAGTCTTCCACGGCAACATCACCAACACCTACAATGATTATGACACCACCACGGGCAAATTCACCTGCCGCATCCCTGGTGTCTACTACTTTGTCTTCCACACCTCCTTGACATCCAACCTTTGTGTCAACCTATACCAGAATCGAGAGCGGGTGGTCAGCTTCTGCGACCATCTCACCAACCCCAAGCAAGTCAGCTCCGGCGGGGTCTTGCTTCAGTTGCAAGCCGGACACCAGGTCTGGTTAGCGGTCAATGATTACAACGGTATGGTGGGCATAGCCGGAGCTGACAGCGTCTTCTCGGGCTTCCTGCTGTTCCCGGATTAA
- the C1QA gene encoding complement C1q subcomponent subunit A gives MACHLWFVAAALILMLDIVVSQQTNVCKATDGRDGHPGAPGRTGRLGQKGDIGAPGLGTRSSGIRGPKGEPGEPGAPGEPGNQGVRGPDGPIGPPGEVGDRGLKGQVGNIQDQPKTAFSASRKAPSPGLSPKTVVFDRSITNQDNAYSTLTGKFTCRVGGYYYFSFQVVSKGSLCLDLMHRDESVATFCDQSKGLLQVNSGGSILRLAPGDNVWLDSDPPGGANIYSGTDADSVFSGFLLFPTKA, from the exons ATGGCCTGCCACCTGTGGTTCGTGGCGGCCGCCTTGATCCTGATGTTGGATATCGTGGTTTCCCAGCAAACCAATGTTTGCAAAGCCACCGACGGCAGAGACGGTCACCCGGGAGCCCCAGGGAGGACCGGAAGACTGGGCCAAAAAGGAGACATAGGTGCCCCag GGCTGGGCACGCGGAGCAGCGGCATCCGGGGCCCGAAAGGCGAACCAGGGGAACCCGGCGCTCCAGGAGAACCGGGGAACCAAGGTGTCCGAGGTCCAGATGGCCCCATCGGGCCCCCAGGAGAAGTCGGCGACAGGGGCCTGAAAGGTCAAGTTGGAAACATCCAGGACCAACCCAAGACGGCCTTCTCGGCTTCCCGCAAGGCGCCGTCTCCAGGCCTCTCGCCTAAAACCGTGGTTTTCGACCGCAGCATCACTAACCAAGATAACGCCTACAGCACCCTGACGGGCAAATTCACCTGCAGAGTCGGCGGCTATTATTACTTCTCTTTCCAGGTGGTTTCCAAAGGCAGCCTCTGTTTGGATCTGATGCACCGGGACGAGTCGGTGGCTACTTTCTGTGACCAGAGCAAGGGTCTTCTTCAGGTCAACTCGGGGGGCAGCATCCTCCGCCTGGCTCCGGGGGACAATGTGTGGCTGGACAGTGACCCTCCAGGGGGGGCCAACATCTACAGTGGGACGGATGCCGATAGCGTCTTCAGTGGCTTCCTCTTGTTCCCCACCAAGGCTTGA